One Pantoea trifolii DNA segment encodes these proteins:
- a CDS encoding DUF3772 domain-containing protein: MFKFRHLFTPFLLLFVLLAPTLSVAADTPPNDQAEDAAPKVNASVELPKMQKILDKIKGQVSGDTNESQLNQLNEMALELSGNAETLGQALIPQGQQLDAQLAVLGPAPKADSGVKETPEVTRKRAALESQKAKLDDQIKQADGIKNGALVLSSQIVNLRRDQLKSQLALNSGSILGPRFWAPVMSSQDLDGEKISDFIAELQDTAALSWESGWRFGTIAWLFAAMLVMTLGRRYSEEFFAWVSIHKMPEGRLRRSFLAATTALTTLAAVVLTFNFIALAFTRRDEVSGDVQDFVERLVQLSVYCGLIAGLGRAFLSTRRPSWRLPAISNEVALALKPFPPFTAALVFVFQTVEAFNYSVGTSLNTTIFANGLTALLIGSTGLAIGMRINRVRRRMVQEGHQPEARSTLVGLVQLALMLTALGILVSLIIGYVTLARFLSYEVIWCGILFGSFYFLSHLVNDGCESLFSTSNATGKRLQTTLNIDERYLQQAATLLSALGKTLLIAILALALLNGTFASSTPIELIQKVIEFWGGKGLESLNIVPAHMVNAILCLVVGIYVLRSVRRWLDKDFLPKTTMDVGMRVSLVTLFSNIGYVLIILLTLSIMGLQWNKLAWIVSALSVGIGFGLQEIVKNFISGLILLTERPVKVGDLVSISGIEGDIRRINVRATEIQLGDKSTVIVPNSQFISQNVRNATMGNAQGVVTILLTFPLDIDPVRVREILLEVYQENERILETPEPSVSFKDLTPAGIVLSVTGNVAGQRQISGAKSDLLFDILTRLRKEGIMLSTPQTMIIERRAMAAAQDQQSDPLP; this comes from the coding sequence ATGTTCAAGTTTCGTCATCTGTTTACCCCGTTTTTACTGCTATTCGTGCTGTTAGCCCCCACGCTGAGCGTGGCCGCCGACACGCCGCCCAACGATCAGGCAGAAGACGCCGCACCGAAGGTTAATGCCTCGGTCGAGCTGCCTAAGATGCAGAAAATTCTCGACAAAATTAAAGGTCAGGTCTCAGGCGATACCAATGAAAGTCAGCTCAACCAGCTCAATGAGATGGCGCTCGAGCTTTCCGGTAATGCCGAAACCCTCGGCCAGGCGTTGATTCCGCAGGGGCAGCAGCTGGATGCCCAGTTAGCGGTGCTCGGCCCGGCCCCCAAAGCCGACAGCGGCGTGAAAGAGACGCCCGAAGTGACGCGCAAACGTGCGGCGCTGGAGAGCCAGAAAGCCAAGCTGGACGATCAGATCAAACAAGCCGATGGCATCAAAAATGGTGCACTGGTGCTGTCATCACAGATCGTCAACCTGCGTCGTGACCAGCTGAAAAGCCAGCTGGCGCTGAACTCCGGCAGTATCCTCGGCCCGCGTTTCTGGGCGCCGGTGATGAGCAGCCAGGATCTGGATGGCGAGAAGATCAGCGATTTTATCGCCGAATTGCAGGACACCGCCGCGCTGTCGTGGGAATCGGGTTGGCGTTTTGGCACCATCGCCTGGCTGTTTGCGGCGATGCTGGTGATGACGCTGGGACGCCGCTACAGCGAAGAGTTCTTTGCCTGGGTCAGCATTCATAAAATGCCGGAAGGACGCTTACGTCGCAGCTTCCTCGCCGCCACCACCGCGCTCACCACGCTGGCGGCGGTGGTACTCACCTTCAACTTCATCGCGCTGGCCTTTACGCGCCGCGACGAAGTCTCTGGTGATGTGCAGGATTTTGTCGAGCGTCTGGTGCAGCTCAGCGTCTATTGCGGCTTGATTGCCGGTTTAGGCCGCGCGTTCCTCTCAACGCGTCGCCCAAGCTGGCGTCTGCCGGCCATCTCCAACGAAGTAGCGCTGGCACTGAAGCCGTTCCCGCCATTCACCGCCGCGCTGGTGTTTGTTTTCCAGACGGTGGAAGCCTTCAACTACAGCGTCGGCACCAGTCTGAACACCACTATTTTTGCTAACGGCTTGACCGCGCTGCTGATTGGCAGCACCGGACTGGCGATCGGCATGCGCATCAACCGCGTACGCCGCCGCATGGTGCAGGAAGGTCATCAGCCTGAAGCGCGCTCAACGCTGGTGGGATTGGTGCAGCTGGCGCTGATGCTGACGGCGCTGGGCATCCTGGTTTCGCTGATTATTGGTTACGTCACGCTGGCACGCTTCCTCAGCTATGAAGTGATTTGGTGCGGCATCTTGTTTGGTTCGTTCTACTTCCTCAGCCATCTGGTAAATGACGGCTGCGAAAGCCTGTTCTCAACCAGCAATGCCACCGGAAAGCGCCTGCAAACCACGCTGAATATCGATGAGCGCTACCTGCAACAGGCGGCGACGCTGCTCAGCGCGCTGGGTAAAACCTTGCTGATTGCGATTCTGGCGCTGGCGCTGCTGAACGGCACGTTTGCCTCATCAACGCCGATTGAGCTGATCCAGAAGGTGATTGAATTCTGGGGCGGTAAAGGGCTGGAGTCGCTGAACATTGTGCCGGCGCACATGGTCAATGCGATTCTTTGTCTGGTGGTGGGGATTTACGTGCTGCGTTCGGTGCGTCGCTGGCTGGATAAAGATTTCCTGCCAAAAACCACCATGGACGTTGGCATGCGCGTGTCGCTGGTGACGCTGTTCAGCAACATCGGTTACGTGCTGATTATCCTGCTGACGCTATCGATCATGGGCCTGCAGTGGAACAAGCTGGCGTGGATCGTCAGCGCCTTGTCGGTCGGTATCGGTTTCGGTTTGCAGGAGATTGTGAAGAACTTTATCTCCGGCCTGATTCTGTTGACCGAACGTCCGGTGAAAGTCGGCGATCTGGTGAGCATCAGCGGCATTGAAGGGGATATCCGTCGCATCAACGTGCGCGCCACCGAAATTCAGCTGGGCGACAAATCAACGGTGATTGTGCCGAACTCGCAGTTTATCTCGCAGAACGTGCGTAACGCCACCATGGGCAATGCGCAGGGCGTGGTCACCATCTTGCTGACCTTCCCGCTGGATATCGATCCGGTGCGGGTGCGGGAAATTCTGCTGGAAGTGTATCAGGAGAACGAACGTATTCTGGAGACGCCGGAGCCGTCCGTGTCGTTCAAAGATTTGACGCCGGCGGGCATCGTGTTGAGCGTCACCGGCAACGTGGCGGGTCAGCGCCAGATTTCCGGCGCCAAGAGTGATTTGCTGTTCGATATTCTGACGCGTCTGCGCAAAGAGGGCATTATGCTGTCAACGCCGCAAACCATGATTATCGAGCGCCGCGCCATGGCTGCGGCACAAGATCAGCAAAGCGATCCGTTGCCATAA
- the dld gene encoding D-lactate dehydrogenase: MNNNTSHPTLLAELRRLVGSSNLLTDAEQTARYRKGFRSGEGEALAVIFPGSLLELWRALQALVSADAIILMQAANTGLTEGSTPNGNDYDRPVVIISTLRLDKLQLIDSGKQILAFPGSTLYQLEKALKPLGREPHSVIGSSCIGASVMGGICNNSGGSLIKRGPAYSEMALFAQIDASGKLKLVNHLGIDLGHSPEEMLGRLDDDRWQQSDVRWDERHASDHDYAERVRDINAQTPARFNADERRLFEASGCAGKLAVFAVRLDTFPTEPQQQVFYIGTNNPAELGDIRRHILAEFTHLPIAGEYMHRDIFDIAEVYGKDTFVMIDKLGTDKMPLFFTLKGRVDAWLSKLSWVKPHLSDRLLQRVSGWLPAHLPKRLKLYRDKYEHHLMLKMSGDGVAEAQAYLTEYFREGGGAFFACDAKEGAHAFLHRFAAAGAAVRYHAVHADEVEDILALDIALRRNDEEWFERLPAEFDKDLSHRLYYGHFFCHVFHQDYIVKKGVDAHALKEKMLAILAARGAEYPAEHNVGHLYQAKPQLQAFYQQLDPTNSFNPGIGKTSKQKGWAVKV, encoded by the coding sequence ATGAATAACAACACTTCGCACCCTACTCTGCTCGCCGAACTGCGTCGTCTGGTCGGATCGTCGAACCTGTTAACCGACGCGGAACAAACCGCGCGCTACCGCAAAGGTTTTCGCTCAGGCGAAGGCGAGGCGCTGGCGGTGATTTTTCCCGGTTCGCTGCTTGAGCTGTGGCGTGCGTTGCAGGCGCTGGTGAGCGCCGATGCGATCATCTTGATGCAAGCCGCCAACACCGGCCTGACCGAAGGTTCAACGCCAAACGGCAACGATTACGATCGTCCGGTGGTGATCATCAGCACTTTGCGTCTGGATAAATTGCAGCTGATCGACAGCGGCAAACAGATCCTCGCCTTCCCCGGCAGCACGCTGTATCAGCTGGAAAAGGCGCTGAAGCCGCTTGGACGCGAACCGCATTCGGTGATCGGTTCCTCCTGCATTGGCGCCTCGGTGATGGGCGGCATTTGCAATAACTCGGGCGGATCGCTGATCAAACGCGGTCCGGCCTACAGCGAAATGGCGCTGTTTGCGCAGATCGATGCCAGCGGCAAACTCAAGCTGGTGAACCATCTCGGCATCGATCTCGGCCATTCGCCGGAAGAGATGTTGGGGCGGCTGGATGACGATCGCTGGCAGCAGAGTGATGTGCGCTGGGATGAACGTCACGCCTCGGATCACGACTACGCCGAGCGCGTGCGCGATATTAATGCGCAGACGCCAGCGCGCTTTAACGCCGATGAGCGTCGCCTGTTTGAAGCCTCCGGCTGCGCCGGGAAGCTGGCGGTGTTTGCCGTGCGTCTGGATACCTTCCCCACTGAACCGCAGCAGCAGGTGTTCTATATCGGCACCAACAATCCAGCGGAGCTGGGCGATATTCGTCGCCATATTCTGGCGGAGTTTACCCATCTGCCGATAGCGGGCGAATATATGCACCGCGACATTTTCGACATCGCCGAGGTGTACGGCAAAGATACTTTTGTGATGATCGATAAACTCGGCACCGATAAAATGCCGCTGTTTTTCACCCTCAAAGGCCGCGTCGATGCCTGGCTGAGCAAGCTGAGCTGGGTGAAACCGCATCTCAGCGATCGTTTATTACAGCGCGTCAGCGGCTGGCTACCGGCGCATCTGCCTAAGCGCCTTAAACTGTATCGCGATAAATATGAGCATCACCTGATGCTGAAGATGTCTGGCGACGGCGTGGCCGAAGCGCAGGCCTATCTGACCGAATATTTCCGCGAAGGCGGCGGCGCGTTTTTCGCCTGCGACGCCAAAGAGGGTGCGCACGCGTTCCTGCATCGCTTTGCTGCCGCCGGTGCTGCAGTGCGCTATCACGCGGTGCATGCCGATGAAGTGGAAGACATTCTGGCGCTGGATATCGCGCTGCGTCGTAATGATGAAGAGTGGTTTGAGCGCCTGCCAGCCGAGTTCGATAAGGATTTAAGCCATCGTCTTTATTACGGCCACTTCTTCTGCCACGTGTTCCATCAGGATTACATCGTGAAAAAAGGCGTGGATGCGCACGCGCTGAAAGAGAAGATGCTGGCGATTTTAGCCGCGCGCGGTGCCGAATACCCGGCCGAACATAACGTCGGCCATCTGTATCAGGCGAAACCGCAGCTGCAGGCGTTTTATCAGCAGCTCGATCCTACCAACAGTTTTAATCCGGGGATTGGTAAAACCAGTAAGCAGAAGGGTTGGGCGGTGAAGGTTTGA
- the bglX gene encoding beta-glucosidase BglX — MKWIYSVSLAVSLAIQPAFADDLFGPHPMTEQARDAFVNQLLSKMTLDEKIGQMRLISVGPDTPKSAVRDMIQHGQVGAIFNTVTRQDIRAMQDQVMQLSRLKIPLFFAYDVVHGQRTIFPIPLGLAASWDLDAIAEVGRVSAYEAADDGLNMTWAPMVDVSREPRWGRGSEGFGEDTFLSAQMGSSMVKAMQGKSAADRFSIMTSVKHFAAYGAVEGGRDYNTVDMSPQRLFQDYLPPYKASLDAGSGGVMVALNSLNGTPATADSWLLKDILRGDWKFKGITISDHGAIKELIKHGVASDPQDAVRIAMKSGIDMSMSDEYYSKYLPGLVKSGAVSMAEVDDAARHVLNVKYDMGLFNDPYSHLGPKESDPQDTNAESRLHRAEARDVARKSIVLLKNWRETLPLKKDATIALVGPLADSQRDIMGSWSAAGVAKQSIPLLQGMRNAMAGKGTVLYAKGANISDNRGIQDFLNLYEQAVSVDKRSPQELIDEAVAQAKKADVVVAAVGEAQGMAHEASSRSDLVIPPGQQKLLAALKATGKPLVIVLMNGRPLTVVNEDKQADAMLETWFSGTEGGNAIADVLFGDYNPSGKLPVSFPRSVGQIPIYYNHLPTGRPYNFAKPNKYTSHYYDAVNGPLYPFGYGLSYTTFSVSPVKMSSRTMPRNGSVEASVTVTNSGKRDGATVVQLYLNDPVASISRPVQELRGFQRIMLKAGESQTVKFKIDVDALKFWNQKMQHIAEPGKINVMIGLDSVRTQDAQFDYL; from the coding sequence ATGAAATGGATTTACTCTGTTAGCCTCGCTGTCTCCTTAGCCATTCAGCCCGCTTTCGCGGACGACTTGTTTGGCCCACATCCGATGACTGAACAGGCGCGCGACGCCTTTGTGAATCAGCTGCTCAGCAAAATGACCCTTGATGAAAAAATCGGGCAGATGCGTTTGATCAGCGTAGGACCGGATACGCCAAAATCGGCGGTTCGCGACATGATTCAGCACGGTCAGGTCGGGGCAATTTTTAACACCGTGACGCGTCAGGATATTCGCGCTATGCAGGATCAGGTGATGCAGCTCAGCCGCCTGAAAATTCCGCTGTTCTTCGCCTATGATGTGGTGCACGGTCAGCGCACCATCTTCCCGATTCCACTCGGCCTGGCGGCGAGCTGGGATCTGGATGCCATCGCCGAGGTGGGACGCGTCTCTGCTTATGAAGCCGCAGATGATGGCCTGAATATGACGTGGGCTCCGATGGTTGATGTGTCACGCGAACCCCGTTGGGGGCGCGGCTCAGAAGGCTTCGGCGAAGACACCTTCCTCAGCGCGCAAATGGGCAGCAGCATGGTGAAAGCCATGCAGGGCAAAAGCGCGGCGGATCGCTTCTCGATCATGACCAGCGTGAAGCACTTCGCGGCCTACGGCGCAGTGGAAGGCGGACGAGATTACAACACCGTCGACATGAGCCCGCAGCGGCTGTTCCAGGATTATCTGCCGCCGTACAAAGCATCACTGGATGCCGGCAGCGGTGGCGTAATGGTGGCGCTCAACTCGCTGAATGGCACGCCGGCTACGGCAGACAGTTGGCTGCTGAAAGACATCCTGCGTGGCGACTGGAAATTCAAAGGCATCACCATTAGCGATCACGGTGCGATTAAAGAACTGATTAAACACGGTGTGGCCAGCGATCCGCAGGATGCGGTGCGCATTGCGATGAAATCAGGCATCGACATGAGCATGAGCGACGAGTATTACAGCAAATATCTGCCGGGCCTGGTGAAGAGCGGCGCGGTGAGCATGGCGGAAGTGGATGATGCCGCGCGCCACGTGCTGAACGTCAAATATGACATGGGCCTGTTTAACGATCCTTACAGCCATTTAGGACCGAAGGAGAGCGATCCGCAGGACACCAATGCCGAAAGTCGTTTGCACCGCGCCGAAGCGCGTGATGTGGCGCGCAAAAGCATTGTGTTGTTGAAAAACTGGCGTGAAACGCTGCCGCTGAAAAAAGACGCCACCATTGCGTTGGTGGGGCCGTTGGCGGACAGCCAGCGCGACATCATGGGCAGCTGGTCGGCCGCTGGCGTGGCGAAACAATCGATCCCGCTACTGCAAGGCATGCGCAATGCGATGGCGGGCAAAGGCACGGTGCTGTACGCCAAAGGCGCTAACATCAGCGACAACAGAGGCATTCAGGACTTCCTCAATCTGTATGAGCAAGCGGTAAGCGTGGATAAGCGCTCGCCGCAGGAGCTGATTGATGAAGCGGTAGCACAGGCGAAAAAAGCCGATGTGGTGGTGGCCGCCGTCGGTGAAGCGCAAGGCATGGCGCACGAAGCCTCCAGCCGCAGCGATCTCGTTATTCCACCTGGCCAACAGAAGCTGCTGGCGGCGCTGAAAGCCACCGGAAAACCGCTGGTGATCGTGCTGATGAACGGCCGTCCGCTGACGGTGGTGAATGAAGATAAGCAAGCCGATGCGATGCTGGAAACCTGGTTCAGCGGCACCGAAGGCGGCAACGCCATCGCTGATGTGCTGTTTGGCGATTACAACCCGTCAGGCAAATTGCCGGTCTCCTTCCCGCGTTCTGTGGGCCAGATTCCGATTTACTACAACCATCTGCCAACCGGTCGTCCGTACAACTTTGCTAAGCCGAACAAGTACACTTCGCATTACTACGATGCGGTGAACGGTCCGCTTTATCCGTTTGGTTACGGTCTGAGCTACACCACCTTCAGCGTATCGCCGGTGAAGATGTCGTCACGCACCATGCCGCGTAACGGCTCGGTGGAAGCGTCAGTGACCGTCACCAACAGCGGTAAACGCGATGGCGCGACCGTGGTGCAGCTCTATCTTAACGATCCGGTGGCCAGCATTAGCCGTCCGGTGCAGGAGCTGCGCGGCTTCCAGCGCATCATGCTGAAAGCCGGTGAATCACAGACTGTGAAGTTTAAAATCGACGTTGATGCGCTGAAATTCTGGAACCAGAAGATGCAGCACATCGCCGAGCCGGGCAAAATCAACGTAATGATTGGACTGGATTCGGTGCGCACTCAGGATGCGCAGTTTGATTATCTGTAA
- a CDS encoding oxygenase MpaB family protein, which translates to MNIRERIQQQVFRLNGLSLNEFDISQPPGDPGLFGPDHVIWRVHGDFTSMLCGGISALMLQMLHPAALAGVWDHSNFRQDMMGRLRRTSQFIAVTTFGNTADAHILIDRVKRIHLRVTGVDNAGKPYAASDPHLLTWVHVAETSRFLAAHLRYKNPQLSLADQDRYYQEAAFVAEALGAQQVPKSVQAVEAYLQRMRPELICDARTLEVMQLLINAPAPSWQAKPAMRVMLKAGMGLLPDWAQQQIQQPVAPLTQWRVDREMAVIAALLRWSIQRGAYSRAMQRMGR; encoded by the coding sequence ATGAACATCCGCGAACGCATCCAACAGCAAGTCTTCCGCCTTAACGGCCTGTCACTCAACGAATTCGACATCTCGCAACCGCCTGGCGATCCCGGCTTATTTGGCCCGGACCACGTTATCTGGCGCGTCCACGGCGACTTCACCTCCATGCTGTGCGGCGGCATCAGCGCCTTGATGCTGCAAATGCTGCATCCGGCGGCGCTGGCGGGCGTATGGGATCACTCCAATTTCCGTCAGGACATGATGGGCCGCCTACGCCGCACCAGCCAGTTTATTGCCGTCACCACCTTCGGTAATACCGCCGATGCCCATATCCTGATCGACCGCGTCAAACGGATTCACCTGCGCGTCACCGGTGTCGATAACGCGGGCAAGCCGTATGCCGCCAGCGATCCGCATCTGCTCACCTGGGTGCACGTCGCGGAAACCAGCCGTTTTCTGGCGGCGCATCTGCGCTACAAAAATCCGCAGCTCAGCCTCGCCGATCAGGATCGTTACTATCAGGAAGCGGCATTCGTTGCCGAAGCGCTGGGTGCGCAGCAGGTGCCGAAAAGCGTGCAGGCGGTTGAGGCGTATCTTCAGAGGATGCGGCCTGAGTTGATCTGCGATGCGCGTACGCTGGAGGTGATGCAGTTATTAATCAACGCGCCCGCACCCAGCTGGCAGGCAAAACCGGCCATGCGCGTGATGCTGAAAGCGGGGATGGGATTGTTGCCGGACTGGGCGCAACAGCAGATCCAGCAGCCGGTTGCGCCGCTGACGCAGTGGCGAGTGGATCGGGAAATGGCGGTGATCGCCGCACTGCTGCGCTGGTCGATTCAGCGCGGCGCTTATAGCCGTGCGATGCAGCGCATGGGCCGCTGA
- a CDS encoding suppressor of fused domain protein, which produces MTHQPLIAEVPNQQHTLTAIVEQDARTAYFYIWPNDLFRSQYAVRGCWLRNLLPAPAQEDREAMEQGIAPLLSAEYCRTLEAEPMLDPAGLQVLWEPSDDGAALWYYGQLLAVIPGWSLYQDKQVSFSAACIKENRLTAPLGSASTNEYYARAEQQRHFWRDWHDGHLWDVVQRELMQCYQAQFGESVKYYSIDQGNWPPMAISQHLHNGVWYFLTLGMGIRPMPQVDHLFDELAPQYRRVELAMAVDGEVMTEANAVQMASALAEFAHLPWARLTWIGEGHTLASEVAPVGFESFLLANDLAPEAAQFRLPKRDGDRVNLLWSTPITEAERQFAQADDRGGQQLLQRLLADGNNHVFRPRQEVVETPAP; this is translated from the coding sequence ATGACCCACCAACCTCTGATTGCTGAGGTGCCGAATCAGCAACACACACTAACCGCGATCGTCGAGCAGGATGCGCGTACGGCCTATTTTTATATCTGGCCGAATGACCTGTTTCGCAGCCAATACGCGGTGCGCGGCTGCTGGCTGCGTAACCTGCTGCCTGCCCCCGCGCAGGAAGATCGTGAAGCGATGGAGCAGGGCATCGCGCCGCTGCTGAGTGCCGAATATTGCCGCACGCTGGAAGCCGAGCCGATGCTCGATCCGGCGGGATTACAGGTGCTGTGGGAGCCCAGCGATGACGGCGCCGCGCTGTGGTATTACGGCCAATTGCTGGCGGTGATCCCCGGCTGGAGCCTGTATCAGGATAAGCAGGTGAGTTTTTCTGCTGCCTGCATCAAAGAGAATCGCCTGACCGCGCCGCTCGGATCGGCCTCCACCAACGAATACTACGCGCGCGCTGAACAGCAGCGTCACTTTTGGCGCGACTGGCACGACGGCCATTTGTGGGATGTGGTGCAGCGCGAGCTGATGCAGTGTTATCAGGCGCAGTTTGGCGAGTCGGTAAAATATTACTCCATCGATCAGGGCAACTGGCCGCCGATGGCGATTTCGCAGCACTTGCATAACGGCGTTTGGTACTTCCTCACCCTGGGCATGGGAATCCGCCCGATGCCGCAGGTGGATCATCTGTTTGACGAGCTGGCCCCGCAGTATCGCCGCGTCGAGCTGGCGATGGCGGTAGACGGTGAAGTGATGACCGAAGCCAATGCGGTGCAGATGGCGAGCGCGCTGGCGGAGTTTGCCCATCTGCCGTGGGCGCGTCTGACCTGGATTGGCGAAGGGCATACGCTGGCGTCGGAAGTCGCACCGGTGGGCTTTGAAAGCTTCCTGCTGGCGAATGATCTCGCTCCCGAAGCGGCGCAGTTCCGCCTGCCGAAACGCGATGGTGATCGCGTGAATCTGCTGTGGTCCACGCCGATTACCGAGGCCGAACGCCAGTTCGCCCAGGCTGACGATCGCGGTGGACAGCAGCTGCTGCAACGTTTGCTGGCGGACGGTAATAATCATGTGTTTCGGCCACGGCAGGAAGTGGTGGAAACCCCCGCACCGTAA